The Pleuronectes platessa chromosome 10, fPlePla1.1, whole genome shotgun sequence genome contains a region encoding:
- the fam131bb gene encoding uncharacterized protein fam131bb, which translates to MEDTTSILPRLKRNSNAYGIGALAKSSLSGVSGVLSRTMKERVTKPTGMAQGRVAHMIEWQNWGMSTVGPGGIPAARITTQEREKERRLENDAYSDLSDGEKEARFAAGILQQFAISQATLMAWSSMDGESPRSGSNQGSVAHLSEVNQDSITSRDQIMHHSSAEVWPHTYVSQGHYCLSSSDAWEPINTDPSVVTSAPTSSYVMGTEGYDGQPANHFLSQQQQQPQQQQQFTLQQQNQLQQLQQIQQIQHYQQQQLLQYQQQQSLEHRLHSANHSLQVTPNSTIHSLVHTVHPPLVDLWNTGQMEAYQTEAGGYMGVAAVVEPSLCVPSGDDLVGTEHSPLLEQQEEEDVKEEEVTLFLEPESATLTPPTQQGDASGGSSPGQPPAEPITERKASDVTSGLIQTLEGKKEEEGLAASMATN; encoded by the exons ATGGAAGACACCACGTCAATCCTCCCGAGGCTCAAGAGGAACTCAAATGCCTACGGCATTGGGGCACTGGCTAAGTCTTCTCTGTCAggtgtgtcaggtgtgt TGAGTCGCACCATGAAGGAAAGAGTGACGAAGCCCACGGGCATGGCTCAGGGTCGCGTCGCCCACATGATCGAGTGGCAGAACTGGGGCATGTCGACGGTGGGCCCAGGGGGCATCCCCGCGGCCCGGATCACCACCCAGGAGCGGGAGAAGGAGCGGCGGCTGGAGAACGACGCGTACAGTGACCTCAGCGATGGGGAGAAGGAGGCCCGCTTCGCTGCGG GTATCCTGCAGCAGTTTGCCATCTCACAGGCAACACTTATGGCCTGGTCCTCGATGGATGGGGAGAGTCCGCGGTCGGGATCAAACCAGGGCAGCGTGGCTCACCTGAGCGAGGTCAACCAGGACAGCATCACCAGTCGAG ATCAGATAATGCATCACTCGTCAGCGGAGGTGTGGCCTCACACATACGTCTCCCAGGGCCACtactgcctctcctcctccgacgCCTGGGAGCCAATCAACACCGACCCCTCTGTCGTGACGTCTGCCCCCACCAGCTCCTACGTCATGGGGACCGAGGGGTACGACGGGCAGCCTGCCAATCACTTCctgtcgcagcagcagcagcagccgcagcagcagcagcagttcaccCTCCAACAGCAGaatcagctccagcagctgcagcagatccaACAGATCCAGCactaccagcagcagcagctcctccagtaTCAGCAACAACAG TCTCTGGAGCACCGGCTGCACAGCGCCAACCACTCGTTGCAAGTGACGCCCAACAGCACCATCCACAGTCTGGTCCATACCGTTCACCCTCCGCTGGTGGATCTGTGGAACACAGGGCAGATGGAGGCCTATCAGACGGAGGCCGGCGGCTACATGGGCGTGGCGGCGGTGGTGGAGCCGAGCCTCTGTGTCCCCTCTGGAGACGACTTGGTGGGAACAGAACATTCTCCGCTACTGgagcaacaggaggaggaggacgtcaAG gaggaggaggtgacactGTTCTTGGAGCCTGAGTCGGCCACATTGACTCCGCCCACGCAACAAGGGGATGCCTCCGGAGGCAGTAGTCCGGGGCAACCGCCAgcagagccaatcacagagcgGAAGGCCTCCGATGTCACCTCAGGCCTCATTCAGACGCTGGAggggaaaaaggaggaggaggggctggCCGCTTCCATGGCAACCAACTGA